In one Sphingomonas hankookensis genomic region, the following are encoded:
- a CDS encoding ATP-dependent Clp protease proteolytic subunit — translation MLDIHDGLVPIVIEQSSRGERSFDIYSRLLRERIVFVTGGVEDHMASLITAQLLFLESENPKKDIWMYINSPGGVVTAGMAIHDTMQYIRPRVGTVCIGQAASMGSFLLAAGEPGMRVALTNARIMIHQPSGGAQGMASDIQIQAKEIQRIKDRMNALYVKYTGKPLEEIERAMDRDTFLEAEEAKAFGLVDQVFDKRPGAPEEATPAA, via the coding sequence ATGCTAGATATTCACGACGGCCTCGTCCCCATCGTCATCGAACAGTCGAGCCGCGGGGAGCGCAGCTTCGACATTTACTCGCGCCTGCTGCGTGAACGGATCGTGTTCGTGACCGGCGGCGTCGAGGACCACATGGCTTCGCTCATCACCGCCCAGCTGCTGTTCCTCGAATCGGAAAATCCGAAGAAGGACATCTGGATGTACATCAACTCGCCGGGCGGGGTGGTGACGGCCGGCATGGCGATCCACGATACGATGCAGTATATCCGCCCGCGCGTCGGCACGGTCTGCATCGGGCAGGCAGCGTCGATGGGCAGCTTCCTGCTAGCCGCCGGTGAGCCCGGGATGCGCGTGGCGCTGACCAACGCCCGCATCATGATCCACCAGCCTTCGGGCGGGGCGCAGGGCATGGCGTCGGACATCCAGATCCAGGCGAAGGAAATCCAGCGCATCAAGGACCGGATGAACGCGCTGTATGTGAAGTACACCGGCAAGCCGCTGGAAGAGATCGAGCGTGCGATGGACCGCGACACCTTCCTCGAAGCGGAGGAAGCCAAGGCGTTCGGTCTGGTCGACCAAGTGTTCGACAAGCGTCCGGGCGCGCCGGAAGAGGCGACCCCGGCCGCATAA